AATCCTTCAGTTTCTTTTTTTCCTTAAAATGAAATTACTGTAGTTAGGGGTTGAAAGGACAGTGTGACTTGtgagaaagtaaaaaaataaaacaaaatgcataatTCCAAAATCCACTCAACAGTTCAGCACAAAACACGTGGACCTTTAGCTAAGTAAGGAACCTCAGAGTTTCTTGTATTTGTGACGTGTGAGCCCTTGAAACATTTAAGGGCTTTCCTGACGCCCtgaattaaattattaatatattcTTCCTTATtcattgtttacatttattgtcAAACAACAAACAAGGCTTTTAATTAACTAGCATTGAATAGTCTCTGAAAAACGACCAAGCGAAATGTTGGAGAAAGGCAATAGCTGATAGTCTCTTCAACTTCCTGCACACGGCGCTGAAAACGACACCGGTCCCGGGCAATTTCCTCCCAGGGGCCATGGCGGTCCTCATCACTGCTGGCATAGAATTCCTCCACCTCTTCAACAAATTGAACCTGTGAAAGAACAAAAATTCTTTATATTGCTGACCGAGAAAGAGTTTTAAAGACATTGCAAAGAACTGCAACTCATTTAGCATACTGTTCCTTTGCACAAAGTTATTAGAGTTATATAACACTGCATACTGTGTCATTAAAACTTTGCGACCCATATGCTGCCATTTTCTCCTTAAAAAGCTATCTTTGTGCCACCACTTTATGACAGTGACAGATAAACCACAGGCTATGGAAATCATTAAACCTGCCAACATATGGGAATCAAAATATACATGAAAGCTCATCTCTTCTTTGCTTTACAGTGGATTCTCTTGGGAGAACATGGGTAAAGGTTAGAGAAAAACAGACAGctgcacattttatttttttatgctcTTTCCAGACTCACAGTCTCACTGTTGCTAAGTAACTTGTAATTGCACACTtaattgttaaaataatgaGCAAGTACATGATGGATAACTCCCTCAATCTAAGTGGTTGGGAGTGCTATCCCCAGACCAAAGCTAATGACTGTGACTAGTGTGATGCCAGAGTCATGAAATCCACCACACCATCAAGTGATAATGAGTAATGGGCAGAGTACTAACTCCTGTCTCCTTGGAGATGGCAAAATGGAACCATTGCATCATATTAGAACAGGCagagggaaaaaataaaaatgatattgcATGGCTTTACATCATTTTCACAGACTAGCTTTTACAGCCATGTTGCCAACGAATATAGCAAAGATATAAAGCCAAATACAATGAAAACAATGTGTTGCAAGCATTCATTTTACAGAAGAGAGGATTAAAGGAGTTTATAAATACTCTACTTGTTATAAAGACAAAGGCTGGATTTAAGATGAGGACAATATAGTCTTATAACTGTTATTCACCATTTTCAAGGCTCACTTTATTCTTTATTctgttttacattgttttgtatCTTGCTCAGTTGATcctttttgctttttttctaaTCTACATCTCTTAGGCCACTGTCCCTGTGTTTAATGCCTCAATTTCCTCCAGAGGGGCAATTAAGTCTTCATAGCTTATCCATCTTTAATAATATCGAACAGATTGTGCCTGTTGACAATTTAAATTGAACTTGCCTCAGAAAATTACTTTCTCAACTCTAACACTGACTTTATTACCAGAGTTTTACAGTACACATCATAATATTAAACCTTTTGgtaatttgaaatgacaaagtgGAGGCACTTTGTTATCTCTGTAGCAACTAAACACTACAACATGTATATGAGTCAAAGTCAAGAAAGGAGTAATTTTATCCATCTGATTCATTCGTCCATTCCAAACACATTAGTAAAGTGCTCTTAAGCTCCAACACCACCCTTTAATACTTTACACCTTTTAAGCAAACACAACATTACATGACTACATTACACAAGCAGTTTCAGTTCAGAACATGCATGTAATAAGTGTAAACTGATCAAAAGTACAAACCTTTTTCAGCTGAACACCCATGACACCACTCGAGCATGGCCCAGAGGAAATCTCGGAAAATCCACTGTCCAACCTCTCTTCAGCCTCCTCTCTTTTGTAGTTTGGCGTTCCAGGCGGTGTCTTCTTTTGACAAGATTTACGACGCTTCCGAGTCTTTATTGGGGCCTGAAAGTTGAGGAGACTGTAGGGGTCTGCTGGGCAACTAAAGGAGTTCCACAGTTTTAGATTCTCTTCCTCATCCACCTCACAAGCCTCTTCGCTCGACTCATTCTCAGAAAGCGAGGGTGACAAAGGAGAAGGTGAAAGATGGGAGGACATATGCGCCGGTGGGGACTTGGAGACCGGGGATTCTGTAGCAGGGTTTGGCTTGGAGGCTGTCCTCATCGAAGCTGTAAAATTTCTAGGGTTGTAAGGGTCCTCATTTTGGCACAGAGAATTCCACAGTCTCTCCGTCTCAGAGTCTGCATCCTCTTCATCCGTATCCGATTCATCGTCACTATTGACTTCAGACTCTGAAAGGTGGGATGAACCTTCACTGTCAaacccatcatcatcatcatcatcattactgTCCCAATCGCTATCATCCTCAGATTCGTCACTGCAAGGGCTGCCCATGATATAGGCGATGCTCTTGTTTTGACACTGAGGATTGGGCAAAACGGGCAGGTCTTCAGGTGCTGGAGATATAGGAGGTGGCCCCTCGGACAAGGTCTTGTCAGTCTCAGACTCTGAATCTTTCTCCTGTTGCTGAATTTCATCCTGGCAGTCGCCAGACTCAGTATGAGATTGTTCCACAGATTCATTCCCTGTAGTGTTACTGTGTGAAGAGCTGTCCCCGGAGGCAACATGTCCATCTGCTTCTGACACCTCCTGCTCCTCAGAAAGCAGCCTCATACTACGAAGCTTACTATTTGAGTGTTCTTCTTCCAAGCTAGAATAGCCATTATCCTGATCTGGGGTCAGAACTGCCACCTCACTGTAGGTTCTATTACAAACTAGAGGTTGAAAAACATTTCGCTGCTCATCATCTACTAAGGTAAGCTGGTATGAGTTTGTAAGGGATTCCGTGTGTAGGCCTGCATTGTGGACCAGCTCTTTGGAGCACGAGGGTCCAGCGCTGTCGTTGTGCATTGATGCTCCATCATCCCTACATACACAAAGTTCAGTCGTCATGGCGATGGCAGCCTGCGAGTGACTCTGACAATAGGCAACACTGTGGTGTTCTCCACAATGCTGCCTGTTTGTACCAGTCTCGTTTGTATTTTGCGGTACATTTAGCAGCCCGTTCTGAGGGCTGTCCTCAGCTCCCAAAGGTCCATCCCACCACCAGCTGTTGGCAGAGCGAGCGGTCGCAGTATCGGCGCAACAAACGACTTCCGGTTTGCATCGCTCGGCCCCCTTCAGTCTTTTTTCTTGCGTGGTGGACGCGTTCATCAACACCTGGCTGAGAAAATTTCTCGCCGTTCCAAGGTATCCGACTGATACCTTCCTTTGCATGTTGAAATCCTTCTGTACCGTGTCCTGGATTCCCAGTTGGCTCAGTGAATCATGAGTCAACCAGGCTGGAGTCTCCGGGTCTCCGGGAGACGCGCACACCGCGTTTTCATGTTGGCAGTGGAGGTATGCAACTTTCAGTGAGGGGTCGCCCAGACCCCCAACTAGCGAGTTTCTCATATCCAAATTTGACTTCATATCAAATGCAGCCTGGGTTCTTCCTGGTAAGTATTTCTGCAGGAGAGACCATGCGGGCCTGGAGACCAGAGAAAACACGCTGATCCACGAGCTGTCATGGCTCCTGTCACGCACGGACCGCGTGTCCTCTTTAGAAAAGTGTCCATGTGTGCTCATACTTCCGAACATGCGTTTTCCTTAGAATGACTACGACTAGACTAACATTAACAAGCTGACTACTCCTTTTAGCAActgctcatttgcataaaaGTGCTGGGATTTACAGAGAACTCTTTCATTGTTAATATGAACGTTTACTAAAGAGCAGTCTGTCAAACACAAATTAGATATGGACTGAGATATAAGACTGAGCTGGCTAACGCAGCTAGTCGCAAACTAGgcttaaatattaaaacacaaatttgCGTTTGGCTAAATGTTAGCTACGAGAAAAGTAAAACGGTTCATTTTTCATTGCTTTCAGCCCTTGGCAGCCTCCATGAGTAATTGGTTAATACTCTTCTGGATACATGAAACGGTAAATGCCGTTTATTGCGCGTTGAGTCCGACCCGGCGCCAGCGAGTAACATTACCATCAGCGTCCATATTGACCGCAGTATTAACGGCAACTGTGTTGTCCTGAGGAAAATAACACAACTTATTTCGGCTTGAGGGAATTGTAGAGACGACAGAAGGTCAGGAAAGGTGTTTTGAAGCTGTATGAGAGCAATGTAGACCAGTATATTCCAGGGTAAAGCTCGAAACAAAAGCCATTTTGTCGTCCGAGAGAAGAAAGTGTATGTTCCTCAACTGCCAGTCTTGTCACCGCATTCGGCTTTTTTTcaaaaaatactataaaaacGTCTATAACACCAAAAACGAGCCTAGGCGATCCCCATACGATGGGAAAAAAGGTTTCACCTTAAATTAGCTTTAAATAGAAATACTTTTGCGTTCAGGCTCGTTGGTATTCCCGTTTCGTTCGCTCTTCGGAGCTAGCCGCGGAGCTAAAGCGGAGAGATTTCATCAGAAAAGGTTGTAAGGGAGCGTCTGTAAAGTACAGGAAGTCCAGAACGGTTAGGGACCGTGTTAAAATATTAATCTCCCGTAGCGCTTGACGTGTTATACAAGATATTTAGTGCATGATTTGCAATGAATACagaaagtacatttttaatgcGACACTGTTTGTCCAGTCACATCTTATTACTTTACATTCTGTGagaacagaaaacatttttactaaTGCAGTCAAGCGTGACTTTGAGCATGCGTCTGACAGATCTATTTGTGGATTGATTCGGAAAAGACATTTTTAGAGAACGTAACTGCATACAATCTCTGGAACTGGGTTAATGTTTCCCTCCTAACTGTGCATAGTAACAGCATAATGTCCTCTTTCTGTTATGCAGAACAGACAGACATCAGGACCCGTattcacaaaatgtttaaaggtaccgtgacaaccctagtgcATACTAAAAACAGCATAATGTCCTCTTTCTGTTATGCAGAACAGACAGacatcagggcccgtattcacaaaacatcttaaggctaaaagtagctcctaacttgctgatttaggagaaactcttaaaaataatggtcGTGTCTGTCCTAATTTAGGACTCCTAATTTTTTGTGCTAAGAGTATTTCACAAAGCTTTTTAGCACTAAAACTAGCTCCTAAAACTGTGAGACGTTAGGAGTAGTGAAGAGGACTCCTAAGTCACTAAGACCAActcacaacaatcctaaaatggctgtaacacCGGCAGTCTACCTTGaaacttaaacattttagaaagatttcatgacaatgagttcaaccataaagactactaatatctgctaactgttaatgagacaggcaaaatgcttacaattagctgaacatttactttatatgaacatatagtttatttgcacaagataactctttttttaaaataattcaaaaatcatgttgtttattgtgttttgttgtatttgttagctgtattttttaaagttattgttacttaataaaaaacaataaaaaaacaaacaatttgattcatattaattggaatgcacaattaaaacttgaattttgaaaaaaatcgaGTTATCAGTTCttgtaaatgaactcttcacttgttgaattagtaatttagtgtatattttataatcttaatttgaatacggcaataaatattaaaacattttatttgaatatgactacatttttgttttaagatcttaatttaaatatgtcagcatgagacccctatactataatatttctatgattaaatgactgacagagacccatcctctatcagccaatcactgtggtcatagtcagtaaacttgctgacatcatccatagcaatGAGGTCAACCCCGCCCTTTTACTTagcttaacatttatttctgttccttagtaaaagttgctctcagcagcATTGTGAATAGCTTTTAAGTGGAAAGCTCTTAGTattaagataaaatgttttgtgagaatacgggcccagatacACAGTTATGAACCAAAGTCTGCATTAAAGCGCTTTAAACATTTCAGTGCATTTTATGTGAGTGTATAAAGTGTCAGCTTTTTATTTACATGCTATACAGATGAAAGCtttaagtttaattttattCCCAGGTTGTCTTAATTTACTGTACTCTCAGTGGGatgtattaatatatattaacacTGATGGATGAGTCATGATTCTCTAGAGATTTGTCTGAACAATAATGAGTAATGTGGAAGAACAAGGTCTACGTTCAGACAAGCAATTAAGTCTTGATGAACTCAAGCCTGATGTAATTCTTACCTCAGGGTGAACCAAAACAGCATATGGGATAAAGCAGATTGTTGTGGTCAATGGCACATGTTTGAAAGAGGGGAACTGGTGTGAATACACCAGACAAACAGACATTTCGTGTTACTTTCATCATTCAACTGTGTTAATTGCACCACATTTGTAGAAATTTAATAAGCAGTGGTtgaaaaataaaggcaaaatgGTAGCCAAAGCCaaaacattcaaatgtagtcaaataagttttcctgtgcATTTATTAAGtgcaaataaagtaaaaaaaaaaaaacattttaaaattagacagaacgctttacattttttcttaaaatgaaaGTGGGATAAACGCTCATTTATATCCATAACTCACATCAAAATTATATTCTTGGCATACTGGGTTTACTCTTACATTCTCTTTCAATATTTAAATTAGGGTCACAGATGTTATAAAAGTTCCCACACTCTTCTGCACATTGACAAAGATACTATTTccaaaaataattttctattaTTGGACTGCATGGAATGGTACATGCATGAAAATGAGGAAACTGTCATATAACAAGTCATTTGAAAGTGTATTTTAGCATGCCTAACTGGAGCTGGTTTGTCTTGTTAGAAAAAGGTATAGAACACTCCTTTGACCTGGATGATACTACACCTTGCTTAAGGCTAATGGATTGTTAGAGCACCTTGACAAAGGGTTTCACCTTCAATTTGTAGGTTACTTAAAGAATTTAATAGGTTCCTGCCATGATGTACTTTTCAAAGGCAAAAGCTACACAAAACAATGCCACTTGGTTAAACTGGACAATTTTCTAATCTCTctattattccattcaatataccTTTAGCTATTTCTTTCTTCTCCAAATTAAACTAAGTGCAAAGTAAAGCAAATCAGAATTTAAAATCTTTACATTGGGTTCCCAGGGAAAGAGAAACTACTGCTGTATATTTAGCATTAAATTTACATGCCATTTGACATTAAAAGGAGGAATGGAAATACTGACAGACTATAGTCGAAGCTTTCATTTTACTCCCTTTTAATGCAACCaagaaaaaagttaaattaACCAATAAAACTTGGAAAAACGTGAAGTCAATGTACTTgacaaacaaatgcaaaaaagcaATATTTATCCAGTAGTATTTCACAGCATGCAAATCAACCATTTTCAAAAAGAAAGTTTCTTGTCGATTATGCTTATATACCAGTAAGACAAAATCAATGACCCTAAGGTCAAGTCCTTCAACACCTTTTGTGACATAATCAAGAAATTAAAGACCTatgaaaagaaaataacaaTCCTCATTCCTCAGGGTTTGTGTCTTTTGTTCAATACAGTGTACATGCACTTCATCATTgggtttgtttttatgtta
This portion of the Triplophysa rosa linkage group LG20, Trosa_1v2, whole genome shotgun sequence genome encodes:
- the LOC130571566 gene encoding protein phosphatase 1 regulatory subunit 15B, encoding MFGSMSTHGHFSKEDTRSVRDRSHDSSWISVFSLVSRPAWSLLQKYLPGRTQAAFDMKSNLDMRNSLVGGLGDPSLKVAYLHCQHENAVCASPGDPETPAWLTHDSLSQLGIQDTVQKDFNMQRKVSVGYLGTARNFLSQVLMNASTTQEKRLKGAERCKPEVVCCADTATARSANSWWWDGPLGAEDSPQNGLLNVPQNTNETGTNRQHCGEHHSVAYCQSHSQAAIAMTTELCVCRDDGASMHNDSAGPSCSKELVHNAGLHTESLTNSYQLTLVDDEQRNVFQPLVCNRTYSEVAVLTPDQDNGYSSLEEEHSNSKLRSMRLLSEEQEVSEADGHVASGDSSSHSNTTGNESVEQSHTESGDCQDEIQQQEKDSESETDKTLSEGPPPISPAPEDLPVLPNPQCQNKSIAYIMGSPCSDESEDDSDWDSNDDDDDDGFDSEGSSHLSESEVNSDDESDTDEEDADSETERLWNSLCQNEDPYNPRNFTASMRTASKPNPATESPVSKSPPAHMSSHLSPSPLSPSLSENESSEEACEVDEEENLKLWNSFSCPADPYSLLNFQAPIKTRKRRKSCQKKTPPGTPNYKREEAEERLDSGFSEISSGPCSSGVMGVQLKKVQFVEEVEEFYASSDEDRHGPWEEIARDRCRFQRRVQEVEETISYCLSPTFRLVVFQRLFNAS